One segment of Ficedula albicollis isolate OC2 chromosome 2, FicAlb1.5, whole genome shotgun sequence DNA contains the following:
- the EOMES gene encoding eomesodermin homolog, which produces MRAQVFLCNRPLWLKFHRHQTEMIITKQGRRMFPFLSFNITGLNPTAHYNVFVEVVLADPNHWRFQGGKWVTCGKADNNMQGNKVYVHPESPNTGAHWMRQEISFGKLKLTNNKGANNNNAQMIVLQSLHKYQPRLHIVEVTEDGVEDLNDSSKTQTFIFPETQFIAVTAYQNTDITQLKIDHNPFAKGFRDNYDSMYTASENDRLTPSPTDSPRSHQIVPGARYSVQPFFQEQFVNNLPPARFYNGERTVPQTNGLLSPQQNEEVASSPQRWFVTPVQQPSANKLDMNSYETEYSHSTLLPYGIKSLPLQTSHALGYYPDPTFPSMAGWGSRGSYQRKMATGLTWPSRTSPPGFTEDQLSKDKVKEEMGSSWIETPPSIKSLDSNDSGVYTGACKRRRLSPSTSSNENSPTMKCEDINAEDYSKDTSKGMGYYAFYASS; this is translated from the exons ATGCGAGCGCAGGTTTTCCTCTGCAACCGGCCCCTCTGGCTCAAGTTCCACCGGCATCAGACGGAGATGATCATCACCAAGCAGGGCCG gAGAATGTTTCCCTTCCTGAGCTTCAACATCACCGGCCTCAACCCCACGGCCCACTACAACGTCTTCGTGGAGGTGGTGTTGGCGGACCCCAACCACTGGCGTTTCCAGGGGGGCAAGTGGGTGACCTGCGGCAAAGCCGACAACAACATGCAAG GTAACAAGGTCTACGTTCACCCTGAGTCGCCCAACACCGGGGCTCACTGGATGAGACAGGAGATTTCATTCGGGAAGCTGAAGCTCACGAACAATAAAGGTGCTAACAACAACAACGCGCAG ATGATAGTACTTCAGTCCCTACACAAATACCAGCCCCGACTTCACATTGTGGAAGTGACAGAAGATGGTGTTGAAGATCTGAACGATTCCTCAAAgacacaaacatttattttccctgaaaCGCAGTTCATAGCAGTTACAGCATATCAAAACACTGAT ATTACACAGCTCAAAATTGACCATAATCCTTTCGCAAAAGGCTTCAGAGACAACTATGACTC CATGTACACAGCTTCCGAAAATGACAGGTTAACTCCATCTCCCACGGATTCTCCTAGATCCCACCAGATCGTCCCTGGTGCCCGATACAGTGTGCAGCCGTTCTTCCAGGAACAGTTTGTCAACAACCTGCCCCCAGCCAGGTTTTACAACGGCGAGAGAACCGTGCCTCAGACAAACGGCCTGCTGTCCCCGCAGCAGAACGAGGAGGTGGCCAGCTCTCCCCAGCGCTGGTTTGTGACACCCGTGCAGCAGCCCAGTGCCAACAAACTGGACATGAACTCCTATGAGACGGAATATTCTCACAGTACCTTGCTCCCTTACGGCATTAAATCCCTCCCCCTTCAGACGTCCCACGCTCTGGGCTACTACCCCGACCCGACGTTTCCATCCATggcaggctgggggagcaggggctcTTACCAGCGAAAAATGGCCACAGGACTAACTTGGCCCTCGAGAACAAGTCCTCCGGGATTCACCGAAGACCAGCTTTCCAAGGACAAGGTGAAAGAAGAAATGGGCTCGTCCTGGATAGAGACTCCACCCTCTATCAAGTCTCTAGATTCAAATGATTCTGGGGTCTACACAGGTGCTTGTAAGAGAAGACGGCTTTCCCCTAGCACTTCCAGCAACGAGAATTCCCCGACGATGAAATGTGAGGACATTAACGCTGAGGACTACAGCAAAGACACTTCAAAAGGCATGGGCTACTATGCATTCTATGCTAGTTCTTAA